The genomic interval CCTTGCGGTACCCTTCGGGGTTCGGACAACCGAAATTGCACACGATCTTCTCTTTGGTCGTCTTGCCCTTGTCCTGCCCGACGATCAGGACCTTGTTCCGAGCGATCTGCCCGATCCCGGTGATGATCGCACGGTCGTCGCCGAACAGCCGGTCCCCGTGCAGCTCGCGGAAGTCCTTGACCATCAGGTTGAGATAGTCGCTGAGGATCGGTCTCTGCGGATGCCGGGCGACCTGGACCGTCTGCCATGCCGTGAGAGCGGAATACGTCCGCTTCAGTTCGACAATGCGGTCCTTCTCGATGCGCCGAATCTCGACGGAGTAGTCGATCCCCTTCCTGGCGCCGAGCTTGCGCAGCTCGTCGACCTGTCGTTCGAGGTCGGCCACCTTCTGCTCGAAGTCCAGATAGCCCCCGTTGTTCGCTCTATTGTTATCGCGCGCCATACCGTCGCTCAGTCTGCCCCGTTGCCACCGCCCCATGTGCTTGTCGCACGCCGGCGGGTTCACAAAAAAAACGCCCCACGCCGCCGGCGGGGACTACCCATTCATTTGCCAGATCCGTTAGCTCGGTTTCAAGGGGGTGATGCTAACATTTTGCCAGGCCAAAGCAAAGAAAAAAATTGACAGGCCGGTGAACCCTCTATACCTTTGAGCGTCGGCCGGATTCCATCGTTCAGTTATAAGGTCTTGTTTGTGAAAGACTTACAGCGTATCTGCGTCATAGGTCTTGGGCTTTTGGGCGGCTCGATATCCTCGGCAATCCGCCAGCGTCTGCCCGGCGTATCGGTCGTCGGCTACAGCCATCGGCCCGCCACGCGGGCCAAGGCCCGGACTCTGGCGGTGGCGGCCGAGATCGCCGACGACCTGCCGACCGCCGTGGTCGGCGCCGACCTGATTATCCTGGCGACGCCCATCTTCACATTCGAACGGTATTTCGCCGACATCAACGGTCTGATCCGATCCGACTGCATCGTCACCGACGTGGGCTCGACCAAGGTGCTTCCGCATCGCTGGGCCGCCGAGAAGCTCACCGACGGCGGCGTCTACATCGGCTCGCATCCGATCGCCGGATCGGAACAGAGGGGCGTCGAATTCGCCAGGGACGATCTGTTCGTCGATGCCCGGTGCATTCTGACGAAAGACCGAGGCGTGCGTCGCGACGCCGTCAAAGCCCTCAAGGAGTTCTGGTCGGCCCTTGGCTGCTTCATCGAAATGATGGATCCCGCCGAGCACGACCGCGTTCTGGCCAACGTCAGCCATCTGCCGCACGTGATCGCGGCCGGACTGGTCAACGCCAGCGACCCGCGCGACATGAGGTCGGCCGGCAAGGGCTTTCTCGACAGCACGAGAATCGCCTCCGGCCCGGCCAACGTCTGGACCGATGTCCTCCTGGCCAACACCCACAACCTCGTTGAGGGGATCGATCGCGTTCTCGCCGAGCTTTCGGCCATAAAGCACGCCCTGAAGGCCGAGGACCGCCAGGCCATCGATGCCTTTCTTGACGGAGCCAGCAAGAAACGCGCCGCACTGGTCACGTACAAAATCAAGAAGAAGGAACTACTGTCGTGAAGCAATGGCGTTTTGAAGTGTTCAATCGGCCCGGCTTTTCCGACGTGCACGGCAACGGAGTGCTGGAGGACATTCGCGAGCTCGGCATCACCTCGATCGAGGCGGTGCAGTCGGCCAAGGTGTTTCTCATCGAGGCGGATTTCGATTCGACTTTCGCCGACCGCGTGGCCGGAGAGTTGCTCAGCGATCCGGTCTGTGAGGAGTATTACATCGGGCGCAGCAGCGCTCCGGCCGGCCTGGCCCGCGCCACGCTGATCGAAGTCCATCTCAAGAGCGGCGTCACCGACCCGGTGGCCGAGTCGGTGATGACGGCCATCTCCGACATGGGCGTTTCCGGAGCGCACGTCCGGACGGCCCGCAAGTACGTCCTGCTCGGTGAGATTCGGCCTGCCCAGATCGAGACGATCGCCAAGCGGGTCCTGGCCAATGACTGCATCGAGGACGTGGTCGTCGGCGATGAGGCCGAACCGCCCAGCCCGCACCTGAGCCCGTACGAACTCAACATCGCACACTGGCCCATTCGCGATCTCGACGACGCCGGCCTGGAGGCCCTGAGCAAAGATCGGGACCTGTTCCTGAACCTCACCGAGATGAAGGCCATTCAGGCCTATTTTCGCCGCCTGGAAAGAGAGCCGACCGACATCGAGCTGGAGAGCCTGGCCCAGACCTGGAGCGAGCACTGCGTTCACAAGACGCTGCGCAGCGCCGTCGAATTGACGATGGACGGCCAGACGATCCACTTCGACAATCTGCTCAAAGAGACCGTATTCAAGGCCACGCAGGACCTCAACAAGGACTGGTGCATCTCGGTCTTCGCCGACAACGCCGGGGTCGTGGAGTTCGACGAGGACTCGGCCGTCTGCTTCAAGGTCGAAACCCACAACCACCCCTCGGCGCTCGATCCCTACGGCGGGGCCGCCACGGGCATCGGCGGGGTCATCCGCGACCCGATGGGCACGGGCATGGGGGCCCGCCCGATCGCCAACACGGACATCTTCTGCTTCGGCGAGCCCGACATGGCCCTCGACGAGGTCCCCAAGGGCGTCCTGCACCCGCGACGGATCATGAAGGGCGTCGTCGCGGGCGTGCGCGACTATGGCAACCGCATGGGCATCCCCACCGTCAACGGCGCGATCTACTTCGACGACCGTTATCTTGGCAACCCATTGGTCTACTGCGGCAACATCGGTCTGATGGACAGGGACAAGGCGTTCAAGCACCCGCAGAGCGGCAACCTGGTCGTCGTGGTCGGCGGGCGCACCGGACGCGACGGCATTCACGGCGCCACCTTCTCCAGCGGCGAGATGACGCACGAGCACGAGACGGTCTTCTCACACGCCGTGCAGATCGGCAACGCCATCACCGAGAAGAAGATGCTCGACGTCCTCCTGCAGGCCAACGAAGCCGGCCTCTATGAAGCGATCACCGACTGCGGCGCCGGCGGACTGAGCAGCGCCGTCGGTGAGATGGGCGCCGAACTCGGCGCCGAAGTCGATCTCGACACCGTGCCGCTCAAGTACACGGGCCTCAGCTACACCGAAATCTGGATCAGCGAGGCGCAGGAGCGGATGGTCATCGCCGTCAAGCCGGAGAACCGCGAGGCCATCCTGAGGATCTTCGAGAGCGAGAACGTCGAGGCGACCGTCATCGGCCGCTTCACGAACGACCGCAAGCTGCGTCTGCGCTACAACGGCCAACAGGTGGCCGAGCTGGACATGGACTTCCTCCACGACGGCGTACCGAAGTACAGCCGCAAGGCGATCTGGGCTGCGCCGGCACTGAGCGAGCCGGCCGAGGCCGAGAAGGACAACTACAACGACGAACTGCTGGGCGTCCTGGCCTCGTACAACGTCGCCAGCAAGGAGTGGGTCATCCGCCAGTACGACCACGAAGTCCAGGGCGGCTCGGTCGTCAAACCGCTCGTGGGTGTGGCGAACGACGGCCCCGGCGACGCGGCGGTGATTCAGCCGAAGCCGACCGGCTCTCGCGGCCTGGCGATCAGTTGCGGCATGAACCCGCTCTACGGCGACATCGACCCGTACTGGATGGCCCTGGCGGGGATCGACGAGGCCGTTCGAAACCTCATCTGCGTCGGTGGCCGGGTGGACCGCATCGCCCTGCTCGACAACTTCTGCTGGGGCAACTGCACGCATCCGCAGACGTTCGGCACGCTCGTCCGGGCGGCGCAGGCCTGTTACGACGGCGCGATGGCCTACGGCGCCCCGTTCATCTCGGGCAAGGACTCGCTCAACAACGAGTTCGCCTGCGAGGACGGCACGACGATCCGCATCCCGCCGACGCTGCTGATCAGCGCCATGTCGATTGTGGACGACATCGAACGATGTGTCACGATGGACGCCAAGAGGCCCGGCAACCTGCTGTTCGTCGTCGGACGGACCGGCAACGAGCTGGGCGGGTCGCACTACTACAAGCTTCGGGGCCAACTCGGCGCCAACGTGCCCAAGCTGGACCTCGAACTGGCCCCGCAGATCGCCCGGAAGGTGGCGCAGGCCATCGCCGACGGGCTCGTCGCAAGCTGTCACGACTGTTCCGATGGCGGATTAGCCGTGGCGCTGGCGGAGATGGCCTTTGCCGGCGGGCTGGGCATCGAAGCAGACCTGCGCGGCCTGCCCGCGTCGAAGGACTGCACCCGGCTCGACGCGCAGTTGTTCAGCGAGTCGAACAGCCGCTACGTAGTCGAGGTCGAGCCCCGTCACTACGACGCCTTTGCCAAGCTCATGCTGAATCTGCCGTTCGGGCAGATCGGCAAGGTCACGGCCGGCTCGAAGCTCGTGATTCGTTCGCAGGACGGCGGCAACGCCATCGACGCCGAGATCGACATCCTCAAACAGGCGTGGCAGAGGACACTGGATTGGTAACGGAATTCGCACAAGCGCAAGGACAGGACATGGCAGAGGTTCGAGCATTGGTGTTGCGGGCGGCCGGGGTCAATTGCGATATGGAAACGCGCCACGCGCTGGAGTTGGCCGGGGCCAAGGCGGACCGCATTCACGTCAACCGGCTCATCGAAGACAAGAGCCTGCTGGATCGGTACCACATCGTGGTCTTTCCCGGCGGCTTCAGCTACGGTGACGACGTCGCCGCCGGCCGGATCCTCGCCAACCAGATCGTGCACCATCTGGCCGAGCCGATCCGTCGGTTCATCGACGACGGCAAGCTCGTGCTGGGCATCTGCAACGGCTTCCAGGTCCTCGTCAAGATGGGCATCCTGCCGGGCAACGGAGCGTTCAAGCAGGAGCACGTCACGATCACGTACAACGACAGCGGCAAATTCGAGGATCGCTGGGTGCACCTGCTGCCCCAGACCGACCGCTGCGTCTTCATCGAGCCCCAGCGGCAGATCTATCTGCCCGTCGCCCACGGCGAGGGCAAGGTCGTCACCGCCGACGCCGCAACGCTCGACCGGCTGAAATCCGAGGGCTTCATCGCCTACAAGTACGTTGGGCCCGACGGCGAAGAAGGCCCCTATCCGATCAATCCGAATGGCTCGGTCGAATCCATCGCCGGACTGACCGACAGCACCGGCCGCGTCATGGGCCTGATGCCACACCCCGAGCGGTTCGTCCGACGGACGCAGCACCCCCACTGGA from Anaerobaca lacustris carries:
- a CDS encoding prephenate dehydrogenase, which encodes MKDLQRICVIGLGLLGGSISSAIRQRLPGVSVVGYSHRPATRAKARTLAVAAEIADDLPTAVVGADLIILATPIFTFERYFADINGLIRSDCIVTDVGSTKVLPHRWAAEKLTDGGVYIGSHPIAGSEQRGVEFARDDLFVDARCILTKDRGVRRDAVKALKEFWSALGCFIEMMDPAEHDRVLANVSHLPHVIAAGLVNASDPRDMRSAGKGFLDSTRIASGPANVWTDVLLANTHNLVEGIDRVLAELSAIKHALKAEDRQAIDAFLDGASKKRAALVTYKIKKKELLS
- the purL gene encoding phosphoribosylformylglycinamidine synthase subunit PurL, with the translated sequence MKQWRFEVFNRPGFSDVHGNGVLEDIRELGITSIEAVQSAKVFLIEADFDSTFADRVAGELLSDPVCEEYYIGRSSAPAGLARATLIEVHLKSGVTDPVAESVMTAISDMGVSGAHVRTARKYVLLGEIRPAQIETIAKRVLANDCIEDVVVGDEAEPPSPHLSPYELNIAHWPIRDLDDAGLEALSKDRDLFLNLTEMKAIQAYFRRLEREPTDIELESLAQTWSEHCVHKTLRSAVELTMDGQTIHFDNLLKETVFKATQDLNKDWCISVFADNAGVVEFDEDSAVCFKVETHNHPSALDPYGGAATGIGGVIRDPMGTGMGARPIANTDIFCFGEPDMALDEVPKGVLHPRRIMKGVVAGVRDYGNRMGIPTVNGAIYFDDRYLGNPLVYCGNIGLMDRDKAFKHPQSGNLVVVVGGRTGRDGIHGATFSSGEMTHEHETVFSHAVQIGNAITEKKMLDVLLQANEAGLYEAITDCGAGGLSSAVGEMGAELGAEVDLDTVPLKYTGLSYTEIWISEAQERMVIAVKPENREAILRIFESENVEATVIGRFTNDRKLRLRYNGQQVAELDMDFLHDGVPKYSRKAIWAAPALSEPAEAEKDNYNDELLGVLASYNVASKEWVIRQYDHEVQGGSVVKPLVGVANDGPGDAAVIQPKPTGSRGLAISCGMNPLYGDIDPYWMALAGIDEAVRNLICVGGRVDRIALLDNFCWGNCTHPQTFGTLVRAAQACYDGAMAYGAPFISGKDSLNNEFACEDGTTIRIPPTLLISAMSIVDDIERCVTMDAKRPGNLLFVVGRTGNELGGSHYYKLRGQLGANVPKLDLELAPQIARKVAQAIADGLVASCHDCSDGGLAVALAEMAFAGGLGIEADLRGLPASKDCTRLDAQLFSESNSRYVVEVEPRHYDAFAKLMLNLPFGQIGKVTAGSKLVIRSQDGGNAIDAEIDILKQAWQRTLDW
- the purQ gene encoding phosphoribosylformylglycinamidine synthase I, which produces MAEVRALVLRAAGVNCDMETRHALELAGAKADRIHVNRLIEDKSLLDRYHIVVFPGGFSYGDDVAAGRILANQIVHHLAEPIRRFIDDGKLVLGICNGFQVLVKMGILPGNGAFKQEHVTITYNDSGKFEDRWVHLLPQTDRCVFIEPQRQIYLPVAHGEGKVVTADAATLDRLKSEGFIAYKYVGPDGEEGPYPINPNGSVESIAGLTDSTGRVMGLMPHPERFVRRTQHPHWTRLGEDLDPDGIKIFRNAVRYAQENLLQSCSA